A stretch of Prinia subflava isolate CZ2003 ecotype Zambia chromosome 14, Cam_Psub_1.2, whole genome shotgun sequence DNA encodes these proteins:
- the LMOD3 gene encoding leiomodin-3: MNMSELGQNSDEDVCAEDIDEDEILANLSPEELKELQSEMEVMAPDPEVPTGMIQKDQTEKAPTGSFDHRSLVDYLYWQKASRRMLEDERVPVTLLPSERSAAEEMEGEAGRGGEVAGGRMPGTEGKERHYQNEHVSESRTQPGETKKDGSDKERVAEQDEKEEAEEEEEEEEESETELETKENCTNENSHSNQISQKPGTEPGEIKEKPKENEKKISKLNIPQKLALDTSFMKLSARPSGNQTNLEDSLEKVRKNNPDVKELNLNNIENVPKEMLIDFVNAMKKNKNIKTFSLANVGADDNVAFALANMLRENRSITTLNIDSNFISGKGIVAIMRCLQYNETLTELRFHNQRGLLGHQAEMEIARLLKANTTLLKMGYHFELPGPRMVVTNLLSRNLDKQRQKRQEGQRQQQMKEQKELIAMLGNGLGLPPGMWEMLGVPLPQLRMQEPPQAPKPPVPAAVSLSKRQENTRPPAPEQPCREKPISFKVVKLKKTQRKPPVPEYVEPAEKTNLKDVIKTLKPIPRRRPPPLVEITPRDQLLNDIRQSNVAYLKPVPLPKQLE, translated from the exons atGAACATGTCAGAACTTGGCCAAAACTCCGACGAAGACGTGTGCGCTGAGGACATTGATGAAGATGAAATCCTGGCTAACCTGTCCCCTGAGGAGCTaaaggagctgcagagtgaGATGGAAGTCATGGCCCCAGACCCTGAAGTCCCGACTGGGATGATACAGAAGGATCAGACAGAGAAAGCCCCCACGGGGAGCTTTGACCACAGGTCCCTGGTTGACTACCTGTACTGGCAGAAGGCATCCAGACGCATGCTCGAGGATGAGAGAGTTCCTGTCACCCTCTTGCCCTCTGAG AGAAGTGCTGCGGAGGAGATGGAAGGAGAGGCCGGCAGAGGTGGCGAGGTGGCTGGCGGGAGGATGCCAGgaacagagggaaaagagagacaTTACCAAAATGAGCACGTGTCCGAGTCAAGAACACAACCTGGGGAGACAAAGAAAGATGGAAGTGATAAGGAGAGAGTGGCAGAACAGGATGAGAAAGaagaagcagaggaggaagaggaggaagaagaagaaagtgagaCTGAATTGGAAACAAAGGAGAATTGCACCAATGAGAACAGTCACAGCAACCAGATAAGTCAGAAGCCAGGTACAGAACCAGGAGAAATCAAAGAAAAGcctaaggaaaatgaaaagaaaatatccaaATTGAACATCCCCCAGAAGTTAGCGCTGGATACCAGCTTCATGAAGCTAAGTGCCAGGCCTTCAGGAAATCAAACCAATTTAGAAGACAGCTTGGAGAAAGTCCGAAAAAACAACCCAGACGTGAAGGAGCTCAACCTGAACAACATAGAAAACGTCCCCAAGGAAATGCTGATAGATTTTGTCAACGCCATGAAAAAGAATAAGAACATAAAAACGTTCAGCTTGGCCAACGTGGGGGCTGATGACAACGTGGCGTTCGCGCTGGCCAACATGCTGAGGGAGAACAGGAGCATCACCACCCTCAACATCGATTCCAACTTCATCTCTGGCAAGGGCATCGTGGCCATCATGCGCTGTCTGCAGTACAACGAGACGCTGACGGAGCTCCGCTTCCACAACCAGAGGGGCCTGCTGGGCCACCAGGCAGAGATGGAGATTGCCAGGCTGCTGAAAGCCAACACCACCCTCCTTAAAATGGGCTATCACTTCGAGCTGCCGGGGCCCAGGATGGTGGTGACCAACCTGCTCAGCAGGAACCTGGACAAGCAGAGGCAAAAGAGGCAAGAggggcaaaggcagcagcaaatgAAGGAGCAGAAAGAGTTGATAGCGATGCTGGGAAATGGACTTGGGTTGCCTCCCGGGATGTGGGAAATGCTGGGGGTACCACTGCCCCAGCTGAGGATGCAGGAGCCCCCACAAGCCCCCAAACCCCCCGTCCCTGCAGCTGTGTCACTGAGCAAAAGGCAGGAGAACACGAGGCCGCCAGCCCCCGAGCAGCCGTGCAGAGAGAAACCCATCAGCTTCAAAGTGGTCAAGCTGAAGAAGACTCAGCGCAAACCCCCCGTGCCAGAGTACGTGGAGCCGGCTGAGAAAACCAACCTCAAAGACGTCATCAAGACACTTAAACCAATTCCCAGGAGGAGACCCCCTCCCCTGGTGGAAATAACCCCAAGAGATCAGCTCCTCAACGACATCCGCCAGAGCAACGTCGCCTATCTCAAGCCG GTGCCGTTGCCGAAGCAGCTGGAGTGA